The Saccharopolyspora gloriosae genome window below encodes:
- a CDS encoding heparan-alpha-glucosaminide N-acetyltransferase domain-containing protein, whose product MTAASPAPRHEAQRRDQRPRTARGNRLLGVDLARFVAIFGMFVIHFGAPFSGGFVEIGMAQASSGRATALFTFLAGVSLAMLTGRGTPLTGAALRDARVRVALRAVLLLIIGLALAKATEATGFLLTVIIPFYGVYFLLSLPFLGLGPRGTAIAAGAMMIVGPQASYLLRTVLAGNNSVAAAVGAFNSVDPGHLFAELGVLDLTLLDFYPAATYLGLVLAGITVGRLDLRSRAVRLRLGIGSVLLAVVTYTTSALLGLVTGPLPDVLTEGTVPIEHPEFLLAARAHSGSSFELLGSLGVAVAVLVLCLELADRFERPLLPLIKAGTMALTLYALHALVMAWQIVVGGWPMSGVPETLDNLASMGQAATWVPDLPAFPPDGHRPEGIVGLVNTYMSELFLVFSLVFATVWKRFFRRGPLEGAVSSAVSWCVERLQPRRA is encoded by the coding sequence ATGACCGCAGCGAGCCCGGCACCTCGCCACGAGGCCCAGCGCCGTGATCAACGCCCCCGGACAGCCCGCGGTAACCGGCTGCTCGGTGTGGACCTGGCCCGATTCGTCGCCATCTTCGGGATGTTCGTGATCCACTTCGGGGCCCCGTTCAGCGGCGGCTTCGTCGAGATCGGCATGGCGCAGGCCTCCAGCGGACGCGCGACCGCGCTGTTCACCTTCCTGGCCGGGGTCTCGCTGGCGATGCTCACCGGGCGCGGAACCCCGCTGACCGGGGCCGCGCTGCGCGACGCGCGGGTGCGGGTCGCGCTCCGGGCGGTGCTGCTGCTGATCATCGGGCTGGCGCTCGCGAAGGCGACCGAGGCGACGGGCTTCCTGCTCACCGTGATCATCCCGTTCTACGGCGTGTACTTCCTGCTGTCGCTGCCGTTCCTCGGGCTGGGGCCGCGCGGCACCGCCATCGCCGCCGGGGCCATGATGATCGTCGGCCCCCAGGCCTCGTACCTGCTGCGCACCGTGCTCGCCGGGAACAACTCGGTGGCGGCGGCGGTGGGCGCGTTCAACTCCGTCGATCCGGGGCACCTGTTCGCCGAACTGGGCGTGCTCGACCTGACGCTGCTGGACTTCTACCCGGCCGCGACGTACCTCGGGCTGGTGCTGGCGGGAATCACCGTCGGCAGGCTCGACCTGCGCTCCCGCGCGGTGCGGCTGCGGCTGGGCATCGGCAGCGTGCTGCTGGCGGTGGTGACGTACACGACCTCGGCGCTTCTCGGACTGGTGACGGGACCGCTGCCAGACGTGCTCACCGAAGGCACCGTGCCGATCGAGCACCCCGAGTTCCTGCTCGCGGCCCGCGCGCACAGCGGCTCCTCCTTCGAACTGCTGGGCTCGCTGGGCGTCGCGGTCGCGGTCCTGGTGCTGTGCCTGGAACTGGCGGACCGCTTCGAACGCCCGCTGCTGCCGCTGATCAAGGCCGGCACGATGGCGCTCACCCTGTACGCGCTGCACGCCCTGGTGATGGCCTGGCAGATCGTCGTCGGCGGCTGGCCGATGAGCGGGGTCCCGGAGACGCTGGACAACCTCGCGAGCATGGGCCAGGCCGCCACCTGGGTCCCGGACCTCCCGGCGTTCCCCCCGGACGGGCACCGCCCGGAGGGCATCGTCGGACTCGTGAACACCTACATGTCGGAGCTGTTCCTGGTGTTCTCGCTGGTGTTCGCGACGGTGTGGAAGCGGTTCTTCCGGCGGGGGCCGTTGGAGGGCGCGGTCAGCAGCGCTGTGAGTTGGTGCGTCGAACGGCTTCAACCCCGCCGGGCTTGA
- a CDS encoding NAD-glutamate dehydrogenase has translation MTSKPRSAIPDADTVRPAVLENPEASKAWLLDRSAEAAGELGELLRTYFRHVPAEELAGDEPAELVAALRSHHALAGVRAAGRPLVRIVNPSLEPDGWRNSATVLQLVTDDMPYLVDSVIAELTRHGAEVQRIIHPIVVVRRDAAGELLEVLPQADPGDPPQDALAESWMFAEVDRITDADRLQALEQGLLTVLSDVREVVEDTERMLAKARSVADELEAQRGQQAQDGAGLLRWLADGHFTFLGYRHNELAEQDGRPELSPVLASGLGVLRSDAVAAEDLTTGPDVLTSTGSGEPLVLTQASAPSTVHRSVHPFYVGVLTYDEGGAVNGEHRFLGMFTTTALHENVLDIPFIERRVRKAIHGAGFPLESYSGQRMLEEIQNYPRTELFSTDLEMLRDTVTGVLALAERRKLKPFVRRDPYGRFFSCLVYLPRDRYTTRSRLAMQEVLLAELGGGSVEYSTRVGESALARVHFVVHTKPGGQAPEPDLARIQQRLSEAIHTWEDQMVDEVEIAPAGGEEPRRVRRSEAASEAAQQYAASFPEAYKEDFSAGEGLLDLRKLESLSGEHDLRMSFYTPRDAAPGERRFKIYVAGERVTLSRVLPVLQSMGVEVVDERPYEVVPEAGEQCWIYDFGLRLEAGLLETEGAERLDTLRERFEDSFRAAWQGEAEVDRFNSLVLRAGLSWRQASVLRAYAKYLRQTGVPYSQEFIADVILTHRATTVALTRLFEVRFDPKLGEEDRAARQEELHTQITRLIDDVTSLNADRILRSYLSLITATLRTNYYADGARERSYLAMKLEPKGIPGLPEPRPEYEIFVYSPRVEGVHLRFGSVARGGLRWSDRLEDFRTEILGLVKAQAVKNAVIVPVGAKGGFVVKRPPLPTGDPGKDREASLNEGIACYRMFISGLLDLTDNLVAGEVDPPQGVVRHDGDDTYLVVAADKGTAAFSDIANEVAGSYGFWLGDAFASGGSVGYDHKAMGITAKGAWESVKRHFRELDIDTQREDFTVVGIGDMGGDVFGNGMLLSEHIRLVAAFNHMHVFIDPEPDAASSFAERRRLFELPRSTWDDYDRSKISEGGGVWSRSLKSIPLGDKVRTALGIDSSVTALPPAELIKAILQAPADLLWNGGIGTYVKAGTETHGEVGDKANDAVRVDGGQLRVRVVGEGGNLGLTQLGRIEFARAGGKVNTDALDNSAGVDCSDHEVNIKVLLDHLVSEGALDGAQRNELLAEMTDEVSDLVLADNYRQNAVLGISRAHGAEMVSVHARQITALEDNGLDRELEALPGKKELRDREKNGTGLSSPELATLMAHVKLSLKAQVLASDLPDADAFSGRLPDYFPKPLRERYADAIPAHPLRREITSTLLVNEVVDGAGVSYAYRLSEEISATATDAVRAFAVVTGVYDLPELWRRIDELDNVVPSRVADEMVLQVRRLLDRAARWLLSNRPQPLAIGAEISRFRPVVAELSASVPGMLRGRAAAGAQEKAQRLMAEGVPADLAERIGALLDTYALLDITEVAELAERDAGFSAERSPRESAELYYVLSEHLDMERLLLAVNGLERGNRWHSLARLALRDDLYASLRALTIDVLSTSDPEEPAADKIAQWEATNASRIGRARTSLEAIKRSGTLDLATLSVATRQLRSMVR, from the coding sequence ATGACCTCGAAACCCCGATCCGCCATCCCTGACGCCGACACCGTCAGGCCTGCCGTGCTGGAGAATCCGGAGGCCTCGAAGGCCTGGTTGCTGGATCGCTCCGCCGAAGCCGCCGGGGAGCTCGGCGAGCTGTTGCGGACCTACTTTCGGCATGTGCCTGCCGAAGAGCTCGCGGGCGACGAACCGGCGGAACTGGTCGCGGCCCTGCGGTCGCACCACGCGCTGGCCGGTGTGAGAGCGGCGGGCCGTCCGCTGGTGCGGATCGTGAACCCCAGCCTCGAACCGGACGGCTGGCGGAATTCGGCGACCGTGCTGCAGCTGGTCACCGACGACATGCCGTACCTGGTGGACAGCGTGATCGCCGAGCTGACCCGGCACGGCGCCGAGGTGCAGCGCATCATCCACCCGATCGTCGTGGTGCGCCGCGACGCCGCGGGCGAGCTGCTCGAAGTGCTGCCGCAGGCCGATCCGGGCGACCCGCCGCAGGACGCGCTGGCCGAGTCGTGGATGTTCGCCGAAGTCGACCGGATCACCGACGCCGACCGGTTGCAGGCGCTGGAGCAGGGCCTGCTCACCGTGCTCAGCGACGTCCGGGAGGTCGTCGAGGACACCGAGCGGATGCTGGCGAAGGCCCGTTCGGTGGCCGACGAGCTCGAAGCGCAGCGCGGCCAGCAGGCGCAGGACGGCGCGGGGCTGCTGCGCTGGCTCGCCGACGGCCACTTCACCTTCCTCGGCTACCGGCACAACGAACTCGCCGAGCAGGACGGCCGGCCGGAGCTGAGCCCGGTGCTCGCGTCCGGGCTGGGCGTGCTGCGCAGCGACGCGGTGGCGGCCGAGGACCTCACCACCGGCCCCGACGTGCTCACCAGCACCGGGTCCGGGGAGCCGCTGGTGCTCACCCAGGCCAGCGCACCGTCCACTGTGCACCGTTCGGTGCACCCGTTCTACGTCGGCGTGCTGACCTACGACGAGGGCGGCGCGGTCAACGGGGAACACCGCTTCCTCGGCATGTTCACCACCACGGCACTGCACGAGAACGTGCTCGACATCCCGTTCATCGAGCGCCGGGTGCGCAAGGCGATCCACGGCGCCGGGTTCCCGCTGGAGTCCTACTCGGGGCAGCGGATGCTGGAGGAGATCCAGAACTACCCGCGCACCGAACTGTTCTCCACCGACCTGGAGATGCTGCGCGACACCGTGACCGGTGTGCTGGCGCTCGCCGAACGCCGCAAGCTCAAGCCGTTCGTGCGCCGCGACCCGTACGGCCGGTTCTTCTCCTGCCTGGTGTACCTCCCGCGGGACCGCTACACGACCCGTTCCCGGCTGGCGATGCAGGAGGTCCTGCTGGCCGAGCTGGGCGGCGGCAGCGTCGAGTACAGCACCCGCGTCGGCGAGTCGGCGCTGGCCCGCGTGCACTTCGTGGTGCACACCAAGCCCGGCGGGCAGGCCCCGGAGCCGGACTTGGCGCGCATCCAGCAGCGGCTGTCCGAAGCGATCCACACCTGGGAAGACCAGATGGTCGACGAGGTGGAGATCGCCCCCGCCGGCGGCGAGGAGCCGCGCCGGGTGCGCCGCTCGGAGGCCGCGAGCGAAGCCGCCCAGCAGTACGCCGCCTCGTTCCCCGAGGCGTACAAGGAGGACTTCAGCGCGGGCGAGGGCCTGCTGGACCTGCGCAAGCTGGAGTCGCTGTCCGGCGAGCACGACCTGCGGATGTCCTTCTACACGCCGCGCGACGCGGCGCCGGGCGAGCGCCGGTTCAAGATCTACGTCGCCGGTGAGCGGGTGACGCTCTCGCGCGTGCTGCCGGTGCTGCAGAGCATGGGCGTCGAGGTCGTCGACGAGCGCCCCTACGAGGTGGTGCCCGAGGCCGGCGAGCAGTGCTGGATCTACGACTTCGGCCTGCGCCTGGAGGCGGGGCTGCTCGAAACCGAGGGCGCCGAGCGGCTGGACACGTTGCGCGAGCGGTTCGAGGACTCGTTCCGCGCCGCCTGGCAGGGCGAGGCGGAGGTGGACCGCTTCAACTCGCTGGTGCTGCGGGCCGGGCTCAGCTGGCGCCAGGCGTCGGTGCTGCGCGCCTACGCGAAGTACCTGCGCCAGACGGGCGTTCCCTACAGCCAGGAGTTCATCGCCGACGTCATCCTCACGCACCGGGCGACGACGGTGGCGCTGACCCGGCTGTTCGAGGTGCGCTTCGACCCGAAGCTCGGCGAGGAGGACCGCGCCGCGCGCCAGGAGGAGCTGCACACCCAGATCACCCGGTTGATCGACGATGTGACCAGCCTCAACGCCGACCGGATCCTGCGCAGCTACCTGAGCCTGATCACCGCGACGCTGCGCACGAACTACTACGCCGACGGCGCGCGGGAACGTTCCTACCTGGCGATGAAGCTGGAGCCGAAGGGGATCCCCGGGCTGCCCGAACCGCGGCCGGAGTACGAGATCTTCGTGTACTCGCCGCGCGTGGAGGGCGTGCACCTGCGCTTCGGTTCGGTGGCCCGCGGCGGGCTGCGCTGGTCGGACCGGCTGGAGGACTTCCGCACCGAGATCCTCGGCCTGGTCAAGGCGCAGGCGGTGAAGAACGCGGTGATCGTGCCGGTCGGTGCGAAGGGCGGCTTCGTGGTGAAGCGCCCGCCGCTGCCCACCGGCGACCCCGGCAAGGACCGGGAGGCGAGCCTGAACGAGGGCATCGCCTGCTACCGCATGTTCATCTCGGGCCTGCTGGACCTGACCGACAACCTCGTGGCCGGTGAGGTCGATCCGCCGCAGGGCGTGGTGCGCCACGACGGCGACGACACGTACCTGGTGGTGGCCGCGGACAAGGGCACGGCGGCGTTCTCCGACATCGCCAACGAGGTCGCCGGTTCCTACGGTTTCTGGCTCGGTGACGCGTTCGCCTCCGGTGGTTCCGTCGGCTACGACCACAAGGCCATGGGAATCACCGCGAAGGGCGCGTGGGAGAGCGTCAAGCGGCACTTCCGCGAGCTGGACATCGACACGCAGCGCGAGGACTTCACCGTCGTCGGCATCGGCGACATGGGCGGTGACGTGTTCGGCAACGGCATGCTGCTGTCCGAGCACATCCGGCTGGTCGCGGCGTTCAACCACATGCACGTGTTCATCGACCCGGAGCCGGACGCGGCGAGCTCGTTCGCGGAGCGCCGCAGGCTGTTCGAGCTGCCCCGGTCCACGTGGGACGACTACGACCGCAGCAAGATCAGCGAGGGCGGCGGCGTGTGGTCGCGGTCGTTGAAGTCGATCCCGCTGGGCGACAAGGTCCGCACCGCGCTCGGCATCGACTCCTCGGTGACGGCGCTGCCCCCGGCCGAGCTGATCAAGGCGATCCTGCAGGCACCCGCCGACCTGCTGTGGAACGGCGGCATCGGCACTTACGTGAAGGCCGGTACCGAGACGCACGGCGAGGTGGGCGACAAGGCGAACGACGCGGTCCGCGTCGACGGCGGCCAGCTGCGGGTGCGGGTGGTCGGTGAGGGCGGCAACCTGGGCCTGACCCAGCTGGGCCGCATCGAGTTCGCCCGCGCGGGCGGCAAGGTCAACACCGACGCGCTGGACAACTCCGCCGGGGTGGACTGCTCGGACCACGAGGTCAACATCAAGGTCCTGCTGGACCACCTGGTCTCCGAGGGCGCGCTGGACGGGGCGCAGCGCAACGAGCTGCTGGCGGAGATGACCGACGAGGTCTCCGACCTGGTGCTGGCCGACAACTACCGGCAGAACGCGGTGCTCGGCATCTCCCGCGCGCACGGCGCCGAGATGGTGTCGGTGCACGCCAGGCAGATCACCGCGCTGGAGGACAACGGGCTCGACCGCGAGCTGGAGGCGCTGCCCGGCAAGAAGGAGCTGCGCGACCGGGAGAAGAACGGAACCGGCCTGAGCTCGCCGGAGCTGGCGACGCTGATGGCGCACGTGAAGCTCTCGTTGAAGGCGCAGGTGCTGGCCAGCGACCTGCCGGACGCGGACGCGTTCAGCGGGCGGCTGCCGGACTACTTCCCGAAGCCGCTGCGGGAGCGCTACGCCGACGCGATCCCCGCGCACCCGCTGCGCCGCGAGATCACCTCGACGCTGCTGGTCAACGAGGTCGTCGACGGCGCGGGCGTGTCCTACGCGTACCGGTTGTCGGAGGAGATCTCCGCCACCGCCACCGACGCGGTGCGGGCGTTCGCCGTGGTCACCGGCGTGTACGACCTGCCGGAGCTGTGGCGGCGGATCGACGAGCTGGACAACGTGGTGCCCAGCCGGGTCGCGGACGAGATGGTGCTGCAGGTCCGCAGGTTGCTGGACCGGGCCGCCCGCTGGCTGCTGTCGAACCGGCCGCAGCCGTTGGCGATCGGTGCCGAGATCAGCCGGTTCCGGCCGGTCGTGGCGGAGCTGTCGGCGAGCGTGCCGGGCATGCTGCGCGGCCGGGCGGCGGCGGGTGCTCAGGAGAAGGCCCAGCGGCTCATGGCCGAGGGCGTGCCCGCGGACCTGGCGGAACGCATCGGGGCGCTGCTGGACACCTACGCGCTGCTGGACATCACCGAGGTCGCCGAGCTGGCCGAGCGCGACGCCGGGTTCAGCGCGGAGCGCAGCCCTCGGGAGAGCGCGGAGCTGTACTACGTGCTCTCCGAGCACCTCGACATGGAGCGGCTGCTGCTGGCGGTCAACGGGCTCGAACGCGGCAACCGGTGGCATTCGCTGGCGCGGCTGGCGCTGCGCGACGACCTCTACGCCTCGTTGCGGGCGTTGACGATCGACGTGCTCAGCACCAGCGACCCGGAGGAACCGGCGGCGGACAAGATCGCCCAGTGGGAGGCCACCAACGCTTCCCGGATCGGGCGGGCCAGGACCTCGCTGGAGGCGATCAAGCGCTCCGGCACCTTGGACCTGGCGACGTTGTCGGTGGCTACCCGGCAGTTGCGCAGCATGGTGCGGTGA
- a CDS encoding cytochrome c oxidase assembly protein yields MASETVTPDPRTRSTTVGILVVTAGILAAVVAAALTAMSASDSYAAYGLPDPGTVTSLGLPVVRVLAEAGAVVCIGSLLLAAFGIPARRSGPLLADGYAAVRTAGWAAAVWCAGALLLVPFTAADATGRPIHEVLSAEVLFGLVDALEEAKAWLLTAGIALVLAVGCRVVLSWGWTVVLFAISLLGLFPVIATGHSASGGAHDIATNSLLFHLFSATLWVGGLVALLAHLARGGAHAGLVARRFSRIALVCWIVMAVSGVLNSFVRVPPDQLVTTTYGLLVLVKIVLLAVLGVIAYFQRERAVRRVEEGADTLLRLGAIEVLTMFATIGVAVALGRTPPPAELGAVPDRTELLIGYPLDGAPTALKLFFDGRFDLVYGTASLVLAGLYLYGVRVLRRRGDRWPVGRTAAWLLGCASILFATSSGMGRYAPAMFSVHMGQHMILSMLAPVLLVLAGPTSLALRALKPAGKGEPPGAREWLLAFLHSPLTRWLTNPFVALALFVGSFWALYFSGLFDAALPEHWAHLLMNAHFLLAGYVFYWPVIGIDPAPRPLPSLAKVGLVFASMPFHAFFGITLMMSKNVIGSDFYRGLSLPWAPDLLADQNLGGGLAWASGEVPLVVVMLALLIQWSRADDREARRYDRRAAADGDADLVAYNEMLRRLSGGDAAGSGSQSRSDG; encoded by the coding sequence GTGGCTTCTGAGACCGTTACGCCCGACCCGCGCACCAGGTCCACCACCGTCGGGATCTTGGTCGTCACGGCCGGGATCCTCGCCGCGGTGGTGGCCGCGGCACTCACCGCGATGTCGGCGAGCGACTCCTACGCCGCCTACGGACTGCCCGATCCGGGAACGGTCACCAGCCTCGGGCTGCCGGTCGTCCGGGTGCTCGCCGAGGCCGGTGCGGTCGTGTGCATCGGCTCGTTGCTGCTGGCGGCGTTCGGCATCCCCGCGCGGCGCTCCGGACCACTGCTCGCCGACGGCTACGCCGCGGTGCGCACCGCCGGCTGGGCCGCGGCGGTGTGGTGCGCCGGTGCCTTGCTGCTCGTCCCGTTCACCGCCGCCGACGCGACCGGCCGCCCGATCCACGAGGTGCTCAGCGCCGAGGTGCTGTTCGGGCTCGTCGACGCGCTGGAAGAGGCCAAGGCGTGGCTGCTGACCGCGGGGATCGCGCTGGTGCTCGCCGTGGGCTGCCGGGTCGTGCTGTCCTGGGGCTGGACGGTCGTGCTGTTCGCGATCTCGCTGCTCGGGCTGTTCCCGGTGATCGCCACCGGCCACTCCGCCAGCGGCGGCGCCCACGACATCGCCACGAACAGCCTGCTGTTCCACCTGTTCTCGGCCACGTTGTGGGTCGGGGGGCTGGTGGCGCTGCTGGCGCACCTGGCGCGCGGCGGCGCGCACGCCGGGCTGGTGGCGCGGCGGTTCTCCCGGATCGCGCTGGTGTGCTGGATCGTCATGGCCGTCTCCGGCGTCCTCAACTCCTTCGTGCGGGTTCCGCCGGACCAGCTGGTCACGACGACCTACGGGCTGCTGGTCCTGGTCAAGATCGTGCTGCTGGCCGTGCTCGGCGTCATCGCCTACTTCCAGCGGGAGCGGGCGGTGCGGCGCGTCGAGGAGGGCGCGGACACCCTGCTGCGCCTGGGCGCGATCGAAGTGCTGACCATGTTCGCGACGATCGGGGTGGCCGTCGCGCTCGGCCGCACCCCGCCGCCCGCGGAGCTGGGCGCGGTCCCGGACCGCACGGAGCTGCTGATCGGCTATCCGCTGGACGGGGCTCCGACGGCGCTGAAGCTGTTCTTCGACGGCCGGTTCGACCTGGTCTACGGCACCGCGTCGCTCGTGCTGGCCGGGCTGTACCTCTACGGCGTGCGCGTGCTGCGCCGCCGCGGCGACCGGTGGCCGGTGGGCCGCACCGCGGCCTGGCTGCTCGGCTGCGCGAGCATCCTGTTCGCCACGTCCTCGGGCATGGGCCGCTACGCGCCGGCGATGTTCAGCGTGCACATGGGCCAGCACATGATCCTGTCCATGCTCGCGCCGGTGCTGCTGGTGCTGGCGGGGCCGACGTCGCTCGCGCTGCGGGCGCTCAAGCCCGCGGGGAAGGGCGAACCGCCCGGCGCCAGGGAGTGGCTGCTGGCGTTCCTGCACTCACCGCTGACCCGGTGGCTGACGAATCCGTTCGTGGCGCTGGCGCTGTTCGTCGGCTCGTTCTGGGCGCTGTACTTCTCCGGGCTGTTCGACGCGGCGCTGCCGGAGCACTGGGCGCACCTGCTGATGAACGCGCACTTCCTGCTGGCGGGTTACGTCTTCTACTGGCCGGTGATCGGCATCGATCCCGCGCCGCGGCCGTTGCCGTCGCTGGCGAAGGTGGGGCTGGTGTTCGCCTCGATGCCGTTCCACGCGTTCTTCGGCATCACCTTGATGATGTCCAAGAACGTGATCGGCTCGGACTTCTACCGTGGCCTGTCGCTGCCGTGGGCGCCGGATCTGCTGGCGGACCAGAACCTGGGCGGCGGGCTCGCGTGGGCGTCGGGGGAGGTGCCGCTGGTGGTGGTGATGCTGGCGCTGCTGATCCAGTGGTCGCGCGCCGATGATCGGGAGGCCCGGCGCTACGACCGCAGGGCCGCCGCCGACGGGGACGCGGATCTGGTCGCCTACAACGAGATGCTGCGGCGGCTCTCCGGTGGTGATGCCGCCGGTTCGGGCTCGCAATCTCGTTCCGATGGGTGA
- a CDS encoding single-stranded DNA-binding protein yields MFETTVAVVGTVLTEPKIRETSRGERVVSFRLAGNSRRYDKEAERWVDGDRLVVTVNCWRRVADGVIGVVGKTTPVLVSGRLHTREYESAAGWRTAVEVEAAAVGLDLARGNRFPGSADRLAAELDAVQGESGVDRPRPAAARGG; encoded by the coding sequence ATGTTCGAGACGACCGTGGCAGTGGTGGGGACCGTGCTCACCGAGCCGAAGATCCGGGAGACCTCCCGCGGCGAGCGGGTCGTCAGCTTCCGGCTGGCGGGCAATTCCCGGCGCTACGACAAGGAAGCCGAGAGGTGGGTGGACGGCGACCGCCTGGTGGTCACCGTCAACTGCTGGCGCAGGGTGGCCGACGGGGTGATCGGAGTGGTGGGCAAGACCACGCCGGTGCTCGTGTCCGGGCGGCTGCACACCCGCGAGTACGAGTCGGCCGCCGGGTGGCGCACCGCCGTCGAGGTGGAGGCCGCGGCCGTGGGACTGGATCTGGCGCGGGGCAACCGTTTTCCCGGATCAGCCGATCGGCTCGCCGCCGAGCTCGACGCCGTCCAGGGCGAATCCGGCGTCGACCGGCCGCGGCCCGCGGCGGCCAGGGGCGGGTGA
- a CDS encoding thioesterase family protein, with translation MGAFVADVPLRWSDMDAFGHVNHARTVTLLEEARVELLFTEAGRQGLLGMAEGMVVARLAVDYRIPVAHSAGTLQVRLSVRDLKSASFVIDYSASTSGSAEVATAETVMVPYDLKAGRPRRLTSDERTFLAEWQLTLAASEAGHDHA, from the coding sequence GTGGGTGCGTTCGTAGCCGATGTTCCGCTGCGCTGGTCCGACATGGACGCGTTCGGGCACGTCAACCACGCCAGGACGGTGACCCTGCTGGAAGAGGCCCGGGTGGAGCTGCTGTTCACCGAAGCGGGCAGGCAGGGCCTGCTCGGCATGGCCGAAGGCATGGTGGTGGCGCGCCTCGCCGTCGACTACCGGATCCCGGTGGCGCATTCGGCGGGCACCTTGCAGGTGCGGTTGTCGGTGCGCGACCTCAAATCGGCTTCGTTCGTCATCGACTACTCGGCGTCCACGAGCGGTTCCGCCGAGGTCGCCACGGCCGAGACGGTCATGGTGCCCTACGACCTCAAGGCCGGGCGTCCGCGCAGGCTCACCTCCGACGAGCGGACGTTCCTCGCCGAGTGGCAGCTCACCCTCGCGGCGTCGGAAGCGGGGCACGACCATGCCTGA
- the ettA gene encoding energy-dependent translational throttle protein EttA, giving the protein MAEFIYTMKKVRKAHGDKVILEDATIQFLPGAKIGVVGPNGAGKSTVLKIMAGLEHPNNGEAFLSPGYTVGIMQQEPPLNEDKTVLGNVEEGVGEIMEKLHRFNAIAEQLATDYTDELMEEMGKLQEDLDHADAWEIDSQLEQAMDALRCPPPDAAVTQLSGGERRRVALCKLLLSKPDLLLLDEPTNHLDAESVLWLEQFLATYPGAVLAVTHDRYFLDNVAGWILELDRGRTFPYEGNYSTYLEKKQERLAVQGKRDQKLQRRLKDELEWVRSNAKARQTKSRSRLERYEEMAAEAEKTRKLDFEEIQIPPGPRLGNQVVEVENLKKGFGDNLLIDGLSFDLPRNGIVGVIGPNGVGKTTLFKTIVGLEQPDAGTVKVGDTVRLSYVDQNRSNIDPKKNVWEVVSDGLDYIQVGQVEMPSRAYVSAFGFKGPDQQKPAGVLSGGERNRLNLALTLKEGGNLILLDEPTNDLDVETLGSLENALEQFPGCAVVISHDRWFLDRVATHILAWEGDDENPAKWYWFEGNFEGYEKNKIDRLGQEAARPHRVTHRKLTRG; this is encoded by the coding sequence ATGGCCGAGTTCATTTACACCATGAAGAAGGTGCGGAAGGCGCACGGGGACAAGGTCATCCTCGAGGATGCGACCATCCAGTTCCTCCCCGGTGCCAAGATCGGCGTCGTTGGCCCGAACGGCGCCGGCAAGTCGACCGTGCTCAAGATCATGGCGGGACTCGAACACCCGAACAACGGTGAAGCGTTCCTCTCGCCCGGTTACACCGTCGGCATCATGCAGCAGGAGCCTCCGCTCAACGAAGACAAGACCGTCCTCGGCAACGTCGAGGAAGGCGTCGGCGAGATCATGGAGAAGCTGCACCGCTTCAACGCGATCGCCGAGCAGCTCGCCACGGACTACACCGACGAGCTGATGGAAGAGATGGGCAAGCTCCAGGAGGACCTCGACCACGCGGACGCGTGGGAGATCGACTCCCAGCTCGAACAGGCGATGGACGCGCTGCGCTGCCCGCCGCCGGACGCGGCGGTCACCCAGCTCTCCGGCGGTGAGCGCCGCCGGGTCGCGCTGTGCAAGCTGCTGCTGAGCAAGCCCGATCTGCTGCTGCTGGACGAGCCGACGAACCACCTGGACGCCGAGAGCGTGCTGTGGCTCGAGCAGTTCCTGGCGACCTACCCGGGCGCCGTCCTCGCCGTGACGCACGACAGGTACTTCCTGGACAACGTCGCGGGCTGGATCCTGGAGCTCGACCGCGGGCGCACCTTCCCCTACGAGGGCAACTACTCCACGTACCTGGAGAAGAAGCAAGAGCGGCTCGCCGTGCAGGGCAAGCGCGACCAGAAGCTCCAGCGCCGCCTCAAGGACGAGCTGGAGTGGGTCCGCTCCAACGCCAAGGCCCGCCAGACCAAGTCGCGCTCCCGGCTGGAGCGCTACGAGGAGATGGCGGCCGAGGCGGAGAAGACTCGCAAGCTCGACTTCGAGGAGATCCAGATCCCGCCGGGCCCGCGACTGGGCAACCAGGTCGTGGAGGTGGAGAACCTCAAGAAGGGCTTCGGCGACAACCTGCTCATCGACGGTCTGTCGTTCGACCTGCCGCGCAACGGCATCGTCGGCGTCATCGGTCCGAACGGCGTCGGCAAGACGACGCTGTTCAAGACCATCGTCGGCCTGGAGCAGCCGGACGCGGGCACCGTCAAGGTCGGCGACACCGTTCGGCTGTCGTACGTCGACCAGAACCGGTCCAACATCGACCCGAAGAAGAACGTGTGGGAGGTGGTCTCCGACGGTCTCGACTACATCCAGGTCGGCCAGGTCGAGATGCCGTCCCGCGCGTACGTCAGCGCGTTCGGCTTCAAGGGCCCGGACCAGCAGAAGCCGGCGGGCGTGCTCTCCGGCGGTGAGCGCAACCGGCTGAACCTCGCCCTGACCCTCAAAGAGGGCGGCAACCTGATCCTGCTGGACGAGCCGACGAACGACCTCGACGTCGAAACGCTGGGCTCGCTGGAGAACGCGCTCGAACAGTTCCCCGGCTGCGCCGTGGTGATCTCGCACGACAGGTGGTTCCTGGACCGCGTCGCGACGCACATCCTGGCCTGGGAAGGCGACGACGAGAACCCGGCCAAGTGGTACTGGTTCGAGGGCAACTTCGAGGGCTACGAGAAGAACAAGATCGACAGACTGGGGCAGGAAGCCGCCCGTCCGCATCGTGTCACCCACCGGAAGTTGACCCGGGGCTGA